One Columba livia isolate bColLiv1 breed racing homer chromosome 26, bColLiv1.pat.W.v2, whole genome shotgun sequence genomic window, taaaacctacccacgacgtaccgccctcacaagttgtgctccaagtttatcccgccctctccaaaacaaaacaattccggcacgcggctcaagtctgtctaacgctcagcgccgcgatcgggacgctcggccacacgggcggcttcacggcgctcgcgccccttgcacgctaaagccaccgcagcttctgctgtaggttttggcgttcgagtgcacagtcagagccgaggcctatccgagagtcaaaccgaactgcggtacgcctcaccgctacgtacaGAGCCcgctctacaccgcgacggagcgccggaacaaccgacaccaaaagctggccgcacaAGCAACCCCACAGCAACTACCGTACGCCTTTAAGGCGCTCGCAAGCCCGTGCGCGCTATCCTGCCTAAATTCCGTACCGCGACTTACGGACGCCTCGCGAGCGCGTGCCCggtcccggctcccagcgcagaaagacccctcgccagaggtcctcgtccgtccccgccgcgacgcgaccgagacgaggagtctctccagagaaacccccggggcgcgccgacagagccctcgactccgcgggtcccgcggccgcacagagcgggtcctccggccgcctcgccggctgaaacggggaagggaacgggacggcagagtcagcagcgctgctaagCCGCATTCTTGACTTCcatttgatgaggttagttataatcgtttagtttctcgctgacaacacATCTCTTACTcattagttaaatacaaactaagctctcagctcctaaacaacgtgttacttaaccttccgtctccctcttgtcgtgcagaaggagctaaaaggtgaaaaacgtcccctcaccgcgcaggcggtcagaaagcatttccctcacgtcaaccggttcATGAGGGCTACATCTTGTACAGCTTCATCGCAGCATACGCtaactcggcagcttctcttcaaaagcgggaagagaaaacagggacaggcatctgaaaaaacaaggcagagaacagagcagctgggaacaccgtgtcatttgcacgtgcacgtcccacaagcccccgaaaGTGGGGGGGCTCCcctaggaaaacaaagcgggtgcagcgccccaaacagccgcagcccccggcccgcaggccggcagccgccccccggcacggcaacgcttccggccgacccgagaagggagccgttcgtgccggccggtatcgacaccccccttttccaggcagctcggagaactctcTTTGCCAGTGTTgccctggtacgtttccctcgtccggctgctcttgtctgtaccccgtaTACACTATTAAGATGGTGTTCTAGGCACGTTTCacattgcctcgttcgcacagtTTCTAAagtcgctcttacctgttcgtctgATCTCGACAGAGTGcatcagctcctcgcgccgcgaggcgccactactctcccgtcgccggtgacggctcctttggaccctaattctgattcGGCTATAAACCTCCTaataattgcttatcctctttgttacagtttcctgacgttggttggaggacacggccacctgggctcagagacgcggcttccgtaccggtctctgtcctctcggtggctggttttacagcggcgcctgccaatttatttaCAGTTTCCTGATCAGCATTTCACTTCTGAGGCCCTTTGCAACGCATGACAGCAACTCttctagcaacagcacagcttccagcaactggagcatcacgtttaatctgccttccttgtgccgttaatatactttattcttttcaaatggCTTCAAGGGCATTCACcgttcaagaaacctgcttagaaccAGTGCAGCtattaatcttcttctctttgcattACTCTaaagctcacgcgagagcaatttcttcagctttctgggcagaagtccctggaggtaaagctttagcttcccttacctgctgggcggtcggcaccgcacgcccggcttcacgtacccctcgctttacgcaaagctgctcccatcgctgacccgggaggcttcggcatcctccagcggccggtcccttcaatccgcttctgctgttgccgagcaaccgtgggccaccgactgccagacggatccactgaggaaagaagccgcgccgacaacgttagtAGGAGCAATATTTACCTCATGAAATGTTCTAAGGAGGCATCGAGGGAGGGATGTTGTTTTCACAcaaatggggacctgacccccgtcgggggggacggacaccggcacgcacagacccgaccgcgaacccccgcggctcaaTCGGCGCCTCTGCCCCCGGCcctgcgctgcagtacccgagtttcgccacagggcggcagcaccgaggcgcgccgcggcacggCATTGGGGCGgtcgggtgcagtaccgcgctttgcccacaggacggcgccactgagacccgccgcggcagccccgggcgagcggtcgtgccgcgtttcgcggaaatcccgccaaaaaaaacccaaaaaacaaacgcgacgaaacaaaaaagcgcacagagagcCGCagcgcgaaagccgcgcccgcaggacacggaacccgccgggcCTCGCCAtgagctcccgccgaagcggcgccccgctcgccacgccacccagcccgcccgcaaccgcgccttagctcagCTTttaaccgtccccgcgaccgacgggggctgcgccgctcccgaggggctgccgcaccgggcacgggcgctgcgccggagggagacgcggctcctgACCGCAAGACTTCAGTGCCCCTGCCCTCAGGGTCGCACGCCTCCCACCAGCTTCGCCAGCTCGGCCGTAGGGGCGGCGGGGGGAAAtggaaccgaacgcctccgcgccgcgccggcccctcccgctccccccgttccaacgtcacggtcaccctcgccgctgccgcactcacctgccgcctctttcgccgctccgttcccctcgcgctcccccgccgtcccgccgggctccgcgggcaccgacagccgccgcgccccggagacccccgcggcgggaggtccccggctgtcgcttccttcccctctgcccttctgccgcctccggggaacctcacgaagggcggccctgagccgcatGCCTCCAGATGCCCGGGGGCCGACCGCAGCaagcgctccgcagccgccccgacccccgttcccgttcgctcccggtcccccccccgctcccgcaccgagacaccgcggacccGCTTGCCAGGACCTAtgagcgctcgcggtttgggcatgcacACTAGGGaaaccgcagcacccgccccttgccgcatcccggttggctccccagGACACGTCAATcgcctctctcgccgcctatcagcgctcgagacttgggcatgcgcagtagggagaccgtaACGGCCGCCTCTtcggcaacatcattggctgcgggcggcacgccacTCAAcatctctccgcctatcagcgctctgTCTTTGGGACATGCGCAGTACGGAGCActcgacgcccgcccctccggcaaTCTGATAGGCAGACAGAATGGCAACTGACGtgcctaggcagccaaccagcgctccgctcctccagaagtccagccctcccgcgccatctgattggcccgctctgaatcctcacccgccggctcaccgccctgccgggaccccccccgCGCCCTTCGGCCGCGCGGCTTGCCGCCGCGTTTAAAAGGCGACAACGAACTgcgctcctctgcttcacgtggaaaaggggggcggctggtcacCCACAGCGGAAAAAACCCTTTTGTCTTGCGTGGCCCTTCACCCTTACCATTGCACGGCTGTGAACTCGGAGGAAACACATTCTTTTTTAAGTACAGCCTctccctggggaaaaaaagtgctcactccgagctcccaaacacTAGGGAGCCGTggggaaaccagtgaaagccaagacccacagcaGCAACGTCAAGTGCAATTTGGCTTCAATTCTGATCACGCACTTAAAGGCCTCTCTCGGTCCTACCAATGAGTGCTCCTTTTCGGGAAGGACAAACTTTCTTACCTGaacatcctaaactgaaggctcCACGGAACAGAACGGTGATTGAGCCACAGGACAACGTGCCGTCCATTTACAccaatgtggaaaaaaacccctagaattcaaacccaaatttaaaatttcacgtgtcttttccaagcagaaggagcctgtgattccacaaaaaaagaagggcaaagagcaggtcagcttaTCAGAGAAAGACAGtgacagggagcaagacaaggtgacacagagagagggagagagaggcaaaagggacggagaggccaacatgagcgctccacagcctcccctccctcgccccgacccccgtttccccgttaactcccgctacccgccccgggaccccacggacgcgtttgccagggaggcagctgttcaaacgggattgagacggcgcgctctgattggctgctttccaccccgccgcgccgtcctcctattggatgctccttcccgcgctccgcccccaggtgcccgcctcagcgtcggacctgactgaggactgcgcaatttgggcatgcgcagtacggaGACTGCAacgcccgcccctccggcaacctcattggctgcctacgcacatcaattgccattctccccgcctatcggcgctccgcccctccagccctaccgagcgatctgattggcccgctctgcatcctcacctgCCTTGTCTGCCTTTTTTAAGCaaattcttttttaagcacagcctctccttggggaaaaaaaatgcccactTCGAGCTCCCAAACACTaggcagccgcggggaaaccagtgaaagccaagacccacagcagcaacgtcaagtgccatttggctccaattccgatcacgcgcttaaaagcctctctcggtccTACCAATGACTGCTCCTTTTCGggaaggacaagctgaacgTCCTAAACTGAAGACTGCACGGAACGCAACTCCACTGGCAGacaatttgcctcttctccggcttccccttggaatatcttgtagcgccctccaactcgcaaacgttcttccccagtccacAGCCCCAGAGGCGGAATCTCCTGAGCGGCGAGCGGAATCGAACGCgcgggattttcttcacggcacggagaaggccacgctggctAAAAAGCAGGCCAAAGCACCTGAACCCGTCCGCCGCCACCAGCCTGCGGCCAAGAGACCGGGAACAccctgcccgaggggccgcgTGCCCCCcggctccggccggcaggtctctctcccctccgccccccggcaccgaggaggcgctgccgccTCCTCGCCCGTGCCCCctggcagcggggccgccccgggagagccgggggacCCCGCCTCGCCGCTGCCCCCGGGAAGGGCGCGTACAGGTGCGGGTTTAATccccgagggagagagaggccgggcttcccgcgctcacctcccgagcggctcccgctcgttGCCGCCGCAGGTCCCTTCGGCTCCGCCTGACGCGGCCCCCGGGCAGCGTGCGcgtcccctcaccgcgcaggcagtcagaaagcatttccctcacgtcaaccggttcATGAGGGCTACATCTTGTATAACTTCATCGCAGCATACGCtaactcggcagcttctcttcaaaagcgggaagagaaaacagggacaggcatCTGAAAAAAAGCATCTGGGAACATCGTGTCATTTACAAGTGCACGTACCACAAGCCCCCGAAAATCGGGGGGCTCCACTAAGAGAAGCGGGGGCAGTGCCCCAAACAGCCACAGCCCCGGCCCACAGGCCGGCAGACGCCCCCTGGCACGGCAATGCTTCTGGCCGACctgagaagggagccgttcgtgccggccggtatcgacaccccccttttccaggcagatTGGGGAACTCTCTTTGCCAGTGTTGCCTTGGTATATTTCCCTCGTCcagctgctcttgtctgtaccctcTATACACTATtaagatggttttctaggcacgtttcccattgcctcatTTGCGtgatcctaaccctaaccatgatcctaaccctaaccctaacgctaaccctaaaccaaccttaatcctaaccctaacgctaaccctaaccctaaaccaaccttaatcctaaccctaaccctaaacctacgTTTAACCATAACCATAAAGCTCaccataaccgtaacctaagcctaaccctaagtctaaacctaaaccaaccttaaacctaaccctaaccctaaccgtaatcctaaccctaaccttaaccctaaccctaagcctaaccctaacgctaaccctaacctagccctgaccataaccctgaccctaaacctaGCATAAGTTTAACCATATCCCTAAACCTCAGCATACccgtaacctaagcctaaccccaACGCTACGTCTAACCATAAACCAaccgtaatcctaaccctaacagtgatcctaaccctaaccgtaatcctaaccctgaccctaacctaCCCCTGACCCtgaccgtaaccctgaccctaatcctaacctagTCCTGACCTtgaccgtaaccctgacccgaAACCTAACTTAAGTTTAACCATAACCATAAACCTCAGCATACCTGTAACATAACCCTAACGCGACTTCTAACCATAAacaaaccctaatcctaacagtgatcctaaacctaaccctaaccctaacctagcCCTGACCCtgaccgtaaccctgacccaaCACCTAACTTAAGTTTAACCATATCCCTAAACATCAGCATACccgtaacctaagcctaaccccaACGCTACatctaaccctaaaccaaacctaaaccaaaccctAACAGTActcctaaccttaaccctaacgcAAGCCCTAACCCtgaccgtaaccctgacccaaGACCTAACTTAAGTTTAACCATATCCCTAAACCTCAGCATACccgtaacctaagcctaaccctaatgctacGTCTAACCCTAAAGCAAACTTAAACTCaccataaccgtaacctaagcctaaccctaacactaagtctaaacctaaaccaaccttaatcctaaccctaaccctaacactgacCCTAAACTAGCCCTGACCCtgaccgtaaccctgaccctaaacctaacttAAGTTTAACCATATTCTAAACCTCAGCATACccgtaacctaagcctaaccctaacactacgtctaaccctaaaccaaacctaaacctaatcctaaccctaacccttaacccTAACCTAGCCCGGACCCTGAACCTACgtttaaccataaccctaaagcTCACCATAACTGTaatctaagcctaaccctaacactaagtctaaacctaaaccaaccttaatcctaaccctaaccctaaccttaaccctaacttaaatttaaccctaaccctaaacctcaccctaaccctaacctaagcccaacactaaccctaactctaacgctAAAacaaacctaatcctaaccctacccctaaccctaacctaagcctcacactaacactaactctaaccctaaacccatCCTAATCCTAACCTAACCCTGTCCCTGACTATGACCctgaccttaaccctaacctaagcctAAGCCTAAGCTTTAGCCTATGCCTAAACAGAAGCCTAACCcttccctaaccctaacctaaccctgacccagACTGTAACCTTagcctaaccttaaccctaaccctcacctaatcctaatcctaaccctaactctaaccctaacactaaactaaccctaaccgtaatcTTAagccctaaccgtaaccctgaccctaaccttACCCCTACTCCTTTACCCACCCAAAGGGTACTGTTCCTGGTCGTCCCTTCCCCCTGTCAGATCTTTAAACCCCGCCCCTTTAATTCCAagcccctccccagcccttgTCCCTCCCCTTATCTTTCAGAGGTCTAAGGGACTGAATCCATcctcagaaaggaaaacaccacaTGGGCTAACGGGGATCTTTCTGTAGTCAACAGTTTTCCCTTCATCATCTGCAATAAGAAAACACATGCATACTAAGCCGTGTCAGCAGTAAGTATCGTGTGGGTCAACACCCACCCCTTCCACAACACCCACCCCCTCCTATGTTCCATGTCATTCCGTCCAGCGTGTCGTGCCAGGGGCGCAGGCAGAAACCCTCATCGTTCGTGACACCTAAgacaggaagaaacaaaattaatttgacacttgggacaagtccccagccccacactccTCCTTGCCTCTACCCTAGCTCACCATAAATGTTCATCCGAGTCCAAAGGGGCCCACAAAGCTCCTAcaaaacaagaaggaaacaCTGAACTGAGTCATCAGGCAATACTGTGCTCCTCAACTCCCACCACCACCTCACCTTGTCAGCCGCCAATGGGCATGCGGCTTCACCCCTCTGAGTTTGCCTGTGgcacctgcaaaaacaaaggcaaatgaCACAGCTGATGTCGCTGACCCCTCATCCCTTCTCCCCAGGTGGACTCAAAGCCTCTTTCCCCTCAAGCTTGTCCCTCCCAGCTTACCTAGGACTTTGGCTTCCCTGGGTACGCCAGCCTCTCTGTGGCAGTATGTTTGTACACCCAGAGCCTGCCTGTCCCCATTTTTGTCACCAAAGCCAGGCAGCGGGACAGAGCTGGCACGTGACAACACCAAACACAACACCTCGGGGACAGGAGAACAGGGTTGGCggcttctccctcctcccagggacagtttgtttgtctgCCCCATGTGACAGCAAGGCCAGAGTCTGTCCCCCCGGAAGGTGCCGTGGGGTGGGGACAAGGGTGGAgacctgtccccagccctgccagcacagcAAAGCCCGGCTGCGTCGGGatccagcacagctgctgccatggggacGGTGACAGAACCCCACCAAGCCCCCAACCCCAGGGGACACTACCAGTTCCGTGTCATCGTGCTGGGGGACGCAGCGGTGGGAAAGTCATCACTGCTGCGTTGTTTTGCAGAGGGGACAGGTGGAGAGGACGTGGGGACGGCCACCCCCTGTCCCATCATCGGCGTGGAGTTCTACAGCCGCACTGTCCCTCTGTCACCTGCCGGCAAGGCcaagctgcagctctgggacacAGCCGGCCAGGAGAGGTTCAGGtgaggtggggacagggagggggacATGCACCCCCCACGGGACTGCAGCACCTAGCTGATTCATCTCTCCATGCCAGGGTGGGTGTGCCAGGGTGGGCCAGGCATGCAGGGACAGGCAACAATGGCTCGTTGGGCTGGGGACACTTTAGAGGCTCTTGCAACCTTCTGCTGAACTTGCAGCGAAGCCAGAGCTGGCCAGGTGTGTAGGGCAGGGTGTAGGCCCTGGGATGCTGGTCCTGGTGTGTCAGTCCTGGGATGCTAGTCTAGTCCTGGGGTGTCAGGGCACTGGGGGTGCGCGATTTCCTTCCTGATTACATCAGGTTGAAATCAGGAGCTCCTGGAAGTGGGAAAGAGGCTCAAAAGGGGTGTGATGGGGTGACAAGCCAGGTGCTGTTGCTGGAGCGAGGAGTCTCACTCTCCCCCCAATCCCCAGGAGCCTTTTGGGGACCCCAGTGTCTGGGGGTGCCACATTTCTTAGCCCCTTCAGCACCCACCCATTCCTGCTGCACCATGGGTTGTGGGGGGGCAGAGGGATCCTGGAGCCCCTGAAACCCCACCCAGGTCTCCTCTGAAGCGTCCCAGTCTTGGGGTGGGGGATGCTGAACAGAAAATTGGGGTGCAAATGGTGTGGGCAGGCCTCACTTTCCTGCTCCTGAGGTCCCAGCTGGGACCCAAATACACCCCCAGGTTAAGTAGGTGTAGGGGGTGATGGGCTGTCCCCCAAACTCTCCTCCGGTGTCTCCAGGTCCATCACCAGGTCCTTCTACCGGAGCGTGGTGGGGGTGCTGCTGGTGTTTGACCTCACTAACCGTGCATCCTTTGAGCACATCCCTGAGTGGTACTGTGAGGCCGTCGGGGACTGTTCCCCTGTCTTCATGCTGGTGGGACACAAGTGTGACCTGGTGGCCGGGCGCGTCGTGTCAGCGGAGGAGGCTGGGGACCTGGCAGCCACCCTGGGCAAGGCCTTCGTGGAGACTTCTGTCCGTGGCAACCTCAATGTGGAGCTGGCCTTCCAGACACTGGCAGGGGACATCCAGCGGGCACTGGGACAGGGGACTCTTACCTCGCACTGGGACTGCGGTGGCATCAGGCTCATccccagccagagcagcctCTGGCCCCCAGCACGTGGGGAGCCCCAGGCATGGTGCCAGTgctgatggggacatgggggggacatgagACCCTCCCCTGATGGGTGTggttctctctccctcctccttggGCTGCACCCCTTCCCAGCCTTGGGTTTATTTCAAGCTTTAATTTGGGggctctgaaaaaaataatatcctgTTACAAGAGTGCTTTTAATAAATCTGGTGCTTTTCCACGCTAAATAAAGGTTGTGCTGAGCGCCAGACCCCTGACAAGGACAAACTGCCATGCTCAGTCCATGACATGGGGGATGCTCTGCTTTTGGGAGGTCGCTGGTGGTGTAAAGCTGCCCTGTGTCACATGgtggggtgatggttttaaactaaaagaggggagattcaggctgaaattgttgcccctgtgGGTGGTGAGAGCTTGGCAccggttggccagagaggtggtggatgaatcatccctggagacaccccaggccaggctggatggggctccaagcaacctgagctggtgaagatgtccctgtcatggcaggggtggcactgggggaccTGGGAAGGTCCCCtcaacccaaactcttctgtgattctattgaCCTTGTGTCACAGGGCGACCCCCTGGGAAAATGGGACAAGGCACCTCCCGAGCGCTTCCAACTGGAtgaaactgaggaaaaagagAGCAAGGAGGCTCAGGATGGGCCACTCAGTGCTCATAGCAGTGGGAACGCCTCCTGGGTGGAGACGCCGGGTCCTGCCTGCACATGCTCCCAGTGCGGGGGCGGCGGGTCCCGGTAGCCTACGGAGGTGCTGATGGAGCTGCGGTGGCAATACCAGTTCCGGGTGATCATGCTGGGGGACTCGACGGTAGGGAAATCCTCACTGCTGCGGCGCTACACCGAGGGTATCTTCCTGGATGCTGTCAACCAGACGGTGGGGGTGGATTTCTATGTTCAGTTCGTGGAGCTGGAGCCGGGGCTGCAGGTGAAGCTGCAGTTCTGGGACACGGCTGGGCAGGAGCGGTTCAGGTGGGTCCAGGTTGTGGGGTGTGTGGGGGAGGGTGATGGAGCCAAGTGTCCCCCTGTATCTGGGGTGTGGGTGGGATGTTGTGATCTCAACCCCAGGGAGTTCCTGGGtacaggtgtgtgtgtgtatcccCACCCCATGGGTGAGGAACCGCAATGATGAGCCAAAGCCAAGGGTGTTCCCAGGAAAAGAGCCCTTCGGGTTGCCTCGTCAGCCCTGGCTCCAGCTCCAAAGGGGGTACAGGAGCCCCCTGCAAACTCCACTCTGCCCCCTCAGCTGCAGGGATCTGGGGGAAAAGACTGGGAGCCCAGTGGGAGCTGAGCAAAGTGGCTTCCCCAGCGCAGCTGCTGGGAGCCTTGGCACCTCATGGCTGGGGCTGCCACCACTGGCCAGGCTGCTGGGAACAGGAGAGTTTGAGGGACAAGGCTGTGGAGACAGGAGAGCTCGAGGGA contains:
- the LOC135576403 gene encoding ras-related protein Rab-42-like, yielding MGTVTEPHQAPNPRGHYQFRVIVLGDAAVGKSSLLRCFAEGTGGEDVGTATPCPIIGVEFYSRTVPLSPAGKAKLQLWDTAGQERFRSITRSFYRSVVGVLLVFDLTNRASFEHIPEWYCEAVGDCSPVFMLVGHKCDLVAGRVVSAEEAGDLAATLGKAFVETSVRGNLNVELAFQTLAGDIQRALGQGTLTSHWDCGGIRLIPSQSSLWPPARGEPQAWCQC